A window of the Echeneis naucrates chromosome 3, fEcheNa1.1, whole genome shotgun sequence genome harbors these coding sequences:
- the rras2 gene encoding ras-related protein R-Ras2, translating into MAGWKDGSVQEKYRLVVVGGGGVGKSALTIQFIQSYFVTDYDPTIEDSYTKQCVIDERPARLDILDTAGQEEFGAMREQYMRTGEGFLLVFSVTDRGSFEEIYKFQRQILRVKDRDEFPMILVGNKADLELQRQVTQEEGQQLARQLKVTYMEASAKIRMNVDQAFHELVRVIRKFQEQECPPSPEPTRKEKDKSGCHCVIV; encoded by the exons ATGGCAGGCTGGAAGGACGGCTCGGTGCAGGAGAAGTATCGGCTGGTTGTCGTCGGAGGCGGCGGCGTCGGGAAATCAGCCTTGACCATCCAGTTTATCCAG TCCTACTTTGTCACTGACTACGACCCCACAATTGAGGACTCCTATACCAAGCAATGTGTGATTGACGAAAGGCCGGCCAGGCTTGACA TCCTCGACACAGCTGGACAGGAAGAGTTTGGAGCCATGCGAGAACAATACATGAGGACAGGGGAGGGCTTCCTGCTCGTCTTTTCAGTCACTGACAGAGGAAG CTTTGAAGAAATCTACAAATTCCAAAGACAAATTCTCCGAGTCAAAGACCGAGATGAATTCCCAATGATCCTTGTAGGAAACAAAGCAGATCTGGAACTACAGAGACAA GTAACCCAGGAAGAGGGGCAGCAGCTGGCCAGACAACTGAAGGTCACATATATGGAGGCTTCAGCCAAAATCCGCATGAACGTAGATCAAGCTTTCCACGAGCTGGTTAGAGTAATCAG AAAATTTCAAGAACAGGAATGTCCACCGTCACCAGAACCTacaaggaaagagaaagacaaaagcgGCTGCCATTGTGTGATCGTCTGA